A genomic stretch from Helianthus annuus cultivar XRQ/B chromosome 1, HanXRQr2.0-SUNRISE, whole genome shotgun sequence includes:
- the LOC110932940 gene encoding uncharacterized protein LOC110932940 produces MLGLKPYALNKDWCSVRGLIANPASAWFDQQEEEGDPHSQYPNNSLISQIEGSNQVKIKNRAWIIDPHHKRITRSRVFKRTNRSGHALEGNALKVIAKSARMKNKLDEEPNTITYKLPRDVSLYLLNDEFNYIKLYSFEML; encoded by the exons atgcttggacttaaaccatATGCTCTAaataaagattggtgttcggttcgaggcttgatcgcaaatccggcaA GTGCCTGGTTCGATCAACAGGAGGAGGAGGGCGACCCCCACTCTCAATACCCTAACAACTCACTAATctcacaaattgaaggctcaaaccaAGTTAAAATCAAAAATCGAGCATGGAttattgatcctcatcacaagaggattacaag GAGTCGAGTTTTCAAGCGGACAAACCGGAGTGGACATGCGCTTGAAGGGAACGCTTTAAAG gtgattgccaagagtgcccggatgaagaacAAGCTCGATGAGGAACCAAACACGATAACATACAAGCTTCCGCGCGACGTTTCGTTGtatcttttaaacgacgaattcaatTACATTAAGTTGTATAGTTTTGAAATGTTGTAA